In Sciurus carolinensis chromosome 13, mSciCar1.2, whole genome shotgun sequence, a genomic segment contains:
- the LOC124963691 gene encoding 28S ribosomal protein S18c, mitochondrial-like: MAAVIASCGSLGKKLTTCIMAAVCLPNPRTRSVLWRRGCSQYKQVTGNEDLPVPMENPYKEPLKKCILCEKRVDYKNVQLLSQFVFVGRNRKKLQKRLRELK, from the exons ATGGCAGCTGTGATTGCTTCTTGTGGTAGTTTAGGGAAGAAGTTGACAACCTGCATAATGGCTGCTGTCTGCCTCCCAAATCCCAGAACTCGCTCGGTGCTCTGGAGAAGGGGTTGTTCACAATACAAGCAGGTAACCGGCAATGAGGACCTGCCTGTTCCAATGGAAAATCCTTATAAGGAGCCTCTTAAGAAATGTATCTTGTGTGAGAAACGTGTAGATTATAAAAATGTACAGCTTCTGTCCCAATTT GTCTTTgtgggaagaaacagaaagaaattacaaaagcGATTAAGAGAGCTCAAATAA